The Geoalkalibacter subterraneus genome contains the following window.
TTTGCTGATGTTATACCAACCGGTTTCGATTTTAAAGTCACGGATCTTCACTCCAGTCGTGGTCCAACTTTGACATTCAGGCAGCAGCAAGTAAAATCCTCTCATAGCCGCCCACATAATAAGACAAAATACAAATCCTTTTCGCTTGGAGTCGGATATGAAGATCGCGCATTTTTGCCGTTCAGCTCTCCGTCTGCTCATCGTTGCCCTCGTGGCCGGCTGTGCATGGCATACGCCACAGCAAACAGGGGATGTCACTGAATATCTGACGCAGGACGGAAAAACAGGCCTGACCGGGCATGTCTACGTCAGCGATACATCCAATCCTCTCGCGGGCGCCTACGTCAATGTTTATCCCGACACCCTCTCGAATCTACTCGGACCTTCTCAATTCATCTCCAGCCCTACCGACGAACAGGGGCGTTATACCATCGAAAATGTGCCGCCGGGAACCTATTACATCGTCGCCCGCAAGCGCCAAAGCGGCCACCCGACCGGCCCTCTGGCCCCTGGAGATTACTACTCGCAGAACGAGCGCATTACCGCCGAGGTGAGGGCGGGCAAGCTGGCCCGCGTGGATATCCCCGTGGTCCCCATGAAAGCTCCCATGTTTTTCAAAAAAGCGGTCACTGATCAACGTTCGGATACCGGCATATGCGGAAGGCTGGTCGACCCGCAGGGGCAACCGGTGCCCGGCAGCTTCGCTATTGCATATCTGGATGATGATCTCAAGCGGGCCCCTGATTTCGCCTCCACTCTCACCGATCAGCAGGGGCGCTTCGTGCTGTACCTGCCTGATGGCGGCGAATACTATCTGGCCGGTCGTGTTCATGCCTGGGATATGCCGCGCCCCGGCGAGCCTTACGGCATTTACGGCAGCACAGAACCTGAACCGCTGAAAGTGGAAAAAGGATCGTTCATTGAAGAAGTGGAGATTTTAATGACGCCGTTTTCCGGGGAATACAAGCCCGGCAAAAGCCGTCGCCCTGCGATCGGCTCAGGGCAGGAAAAGTAGATTATTACAAATCCGACAGCCTCCTGAGGGGCCCTGAATATCTACCGTAAGGATTGTTGGTTGCCGACCTGATCATTGCTATTGCAGCAAAACCAGAACAATTTCATTGAAACGGCCACATAACTAACGTTAAGATGGCGAAGATTCATTCATCCGGTTGGCAAAAAAGCCATTGCAATGTTTTTTTCAACTACGGACCGCTACCTGCCGCATGTATAACGATTATCAGACCATTGTAGAGCACCTCGGGGATCTCCCCCCGATGCCGGCGGTCGCCATCAAGGTGCTCGAACTGCTGAAGAACCCCTATTGCTCGGCCAAGCTGCTCGCCAAAGCCATTTCCCATGACGCAGCCGTGTCCGGACGCATCCTGCGCATCGCCAACTCCCCCATGTACGGTCGCCAGAAACGGGTCACGACCCTTGAGGGCGCCATCGTCGTTCTGGGGGAAAACACGTTGAGAACGCTGGTTCTTGAGACCAGCCTGCGCGGCATCAACAAAAGCTTCGGGCGACTGGAACGCATGCTGTGGGAGGACTCCATCGGCTGTGCAATCGGCGCACGCATCATCGCCCGGCGCCTCGATATCGGCGACCCGGAAGAGTTGTTCATCGCCGGCCTGTTCCGTCATATCGGCAAAGTCGTCATGAGCAACCACGACAAGGACGCCTACCAGCATGTTCTGGATACCGCAAAAACCGCGGGGGAGGGATTGATCGACATTGAGCGGGCCTTCTTCGCCTTTTCCCATGAGATGGTCGGCGCCGCGGTCCTCGACAACTGGAACCTTCCAGCGCCGATGATTCAAAGCGCTCTTCATCATCACGACCTGACCCTTGCGGAATCGGTGGATCCGGACCTGGAAGAACAGGTTGCCGTGATCAACCTGGCCGGACTTTTATGCCGCAGCCTGGGGATCGGCCAGGAAAGCCCCGACGAACAGATTGACATTGAGGACTCGCCGGGCGCCCGAGCCCTTGAACTCGACGAAGACCAGATCGATGATATCCGCCACGATCTGGAGAACCTGTTCGCCAGAGAACGTGACTTTTTCCTGGTCGCCACCCGCTGATTCGGCCTGAAAAGCGGCACCCTCCCGCCAACACGTCCCCACCTAAATCCCCCATCCGTTTAGATTCAGACCGAAAAATCAGGTTGACTTCCCCTTTCAAGATAGGTAATATTTAATAAACTCATTCCCAGAAAAACAAGCATTGGAAAAAAGAGGGCTTCATGAGCGAGAAACAGACCGAGCAGGGGCAGGAAAAAAAACCGGACAACGTTTTACTGGAAGAAGATAACGAGCGGCACAGCCTCGTCCTTGAAGTCGTCAAAAACGCCATGGAATGCCGCCTTTCCGTCACCCCGAAAAGCAAATCCGGACAGCTCGAAAAAGACGAAGTCATCGACCTGCTTGCCGACCAGGGAGTGACCCAGGGGTTGGTGGACAACCAGATCCGGGCAATGTGCCGTGACCTGTCCAAAGGCAAGACGGCCAACAGTTTCCTGGTGGCCGAAGGCAAGGAACCGAAACCCGGGCCGGACGGCTACCTGGAACTGTTCGTCAAGGCTGCCGCCGAGACCCCCGATTACCATGAAGACGAAGAAGGCAATATCGATTTTCGCACTCTGAATTTTTTCACCAACGTCTTTCCGGAGCAGGAGATCGGCGTTATCCGCCCGCCCGAGTACGGCGACGAAGGTTATACGGTCACTGGTGAGCCCCTGCCCCCCCTTCTCGGCAAGCCGTTGAAGCTGACGGTTGGATCAGGCGCGCGGCTTAAGGAAGACGGCAAAACGGTTATTTCGGAAATTGAAGGGCGCGTCCTCTACGACGGCAAGACGGTTTCGGTCACAGAGGAGTACGTCGTGCCGGGAGATGTGGACCTTTCGGTGGGCAACATCGATTTTCGCGGATTCGTCGAAGTGCGCGGCGACGTGCTGGACGACTTTGACATTCACTCCGGCAAGGGGATTCTGGTCAAGGGCAACGTGGGGATCTGCGAGATCTCCTCCGCCGGGGACATTGCCCTCGGCGGCATGGCGGGGCAGGGGCGCGGGCGCATCGTATGTGGCGGCAACCTGGTGACCACCTACCTCAACGACGTCACCGTCGAGTGCGAGGGCGATGTTTTCGTCAAGAACGAAGTCCGCAATGCCCGTATTTACGCCTCGGGGATCGTCAGCCTGCCCAACGGCAACATCTTCGGCGGCGAAACCTACGGCCTCGGCGGCATCGAAGTCAAAAACGCCGGCGCGGCCAGCGGCATCAAAACCCGCCTCTACGCCGGGATCGACTACACCCAGATCAAGCTGGCCCAGCAGCGTGACGAGGCTCAGCTTGAATTTGTCGAAATTAACGACCAGCTCGCCATCCTGAGCCAACTGCTCAAACAGAACAAGATGCTGAGCGCGGACGACAAGAAGAAGGTTATCGAGCTGTCTGCGCGCATAAATGAGATCAACCAGCTTAAGGAAGAGCTTGAGGAAAAAATCGCGCGGGCCCGCGTCCTCGCCAAGAAGAAGGCCAACGGCAAAATCAATATCAAAGGACGAATCGGCGAAGGGGTCATTCTACACATCGGGGACACAACTGAAGAGATCAAGATCGAGCGCCAGAGCGCCGTTTCCATTATTGAAAACCGCAAAGCCCAGGGATTCCACTTCCTGAGCCTGACCCCTCTTTCCACCTCGGCGGAAGAACTCGAAAAAGAGATCGAAGAAGACGCAGAGGACGACGATGTGCCCGCCGAGTGGGGGCAGTAGCCGGCGTCTCGACGCCTCATCGCCGTTTCGCGGGGTTACAGTAATTGCCGGTCACGCAGAAACGTCTGCAATTCATTCCACTGCTTCTCCAG
Protein-coding sequences here:
- a CDS encoding MSCRAMM family protein, translating into MKIAHFCRSALRLLIVALVAGCAWHTPQQTGDVTEYLTQDGKTGLTGHVYVSDTSNPLAGAYVNVYPDTLSNLLGPSQFISSPTDEQGRYTIENVPPGTYYIVARKRQSGHPTGPLAPGDYYSQNERITAEVRAGKLARVDIPVVPMKAPMFFKKAVTDQRSDTGICGRLVDPQGQPVPGSFAIAYLDDDLKRAPDFASTLTDQQGRFVLYLPDGGEYYLAGRVHAWDMPRPGEPYGIYGSTEPEPLKVEKGSFIEEVEILMTPFSGEYKPGKSRRPAIGSGQEK
- a CDS encoding DUF342 domain-containing protein, with translation MSEKQTEQGQEKKPDNVLLEEDNERHSLVLEVVKNAMECRLSVTPKSKSGQLEKDEVIDLLADQGVTQGLVDNQIRAMCRDLSKGKTANSFLVAEGKEPKPGPDGYLELFVKAAAETPDYHEDEEGNIDFRTLNFFTNVFPEQEIGVIRPPEYGDEGYTVTGEPLPPLLGKPLKLTVGSGARLKEDGKTVISEIEGRVLYDGKTVSVTEEYVVPGDVDLSVGNIDFRGFVEVRGDVLDDFDIHSGKGILVKGNVGICEISSAGDIALGGMAGQGRGRIVCGGNLVTTYLNDVTVECEGDVFVKNEVRNARIYASGIVSLPNGNIFGGETYGLGGIEVKNAGAASGIKTRLYAGIDYTQIKLAQQRDEAQLEFVEINDQLAILSQLLKQNKMLSADDKKKVIELSARINEINQLKEELEEKIARARVLAKKKANGKINIKGRIGEGVILHIGDTTEEIKIERQSAVSIIENRKAQGFHFLSLTPLSTSAEELEKEIEEDAEDDDVPAEWGQ
- a CDS encoding HDOD domain-containing protein; this encodes MYNDYQTIVEHLGDLPPMPAVAIKVLELLKNPYCSAKLLAKAISHDAAVSGRILRIANSPMYGRQKRVTTLEGAIVVLGENTLRTLVLETSLRGINKSFGRLERMLWEDSIGCAIGARIIARRLDIGDPEELFIAGLFRHIGKVVMSNHDKDAYQHVLDTAKTAGEGLIDIERAFFAFSHEMVGAAVLDNWNLPAPMIQSALHHHDLTLAESVDPDLEEQVAVINLAGLLCRSLGIGQESPDEQIDIEDSPGARALELDEDQIDDIRHDLENLFARERDFFLVATR